The following proteins come from a genomic window of Betaproteobacteria bacterium:
- a CDS encoding LysR family transcriptional regulator, with protein MQRDLNDLFYFAQVVDHRGFAPAARALGLPKSKLSRRIALLEERLGVRLIQRSTRRFSVTDIGQRYYAHCKAMLVEADAAQDAIEMTHSEPCGVVRITCPVALLHARVAEMLAAFLIEHPRVTLHLEETNRRVDVIAEGIDVAIRARMPPLQDSDLIVKVLGKRRWGLVASPSLLHRHPAPKVPADLNTLPTLDQGPPRPEHVWQLEGPEGATAAIRHTPRLVTDDMTTLRCAAVAGVGIASLPTMMVGDELRAGALLQVLPGWAPQCGVIHAVFPSRRGLLPAVRRLIDFLAERFARIDEE; from the coding sequence ATGCAGCGGGACCTCAACGACCTCTTCTACTTCGCGCAGGTGGTGGACCACCGGGGGTTCGCGCCAGCAGCACGCGCGCTGGGTCTGCCGAAGTCGAAGCTGAGCCGCCGCATCGCGCTGCTGGAGGAACGGCTCGGCGTGCGCCTCATCCAGCGCTCGACCCGCCGCTTCTCGGTCACGGACATCGGCCAGCGCTACTACGCCCACTGCAAAGCGATGCTGGTGGAAGCGGATGCCGCACAGGACGCCATCGAGATGACGCACTCGGAACCGTGCGGGGTGGTGCGGATCACCTGCCCGGTCGCGCTCCTGCATGCGCGGGTGGCTGAGATGCTGGCGGCGTTCCTGATCGAGCATCCGCGCGTGACCCTGCACCTCGAAGAGACCAACCGTCGCGTCGACGTGATCGCGGAAGGCATCGATGTCGCGATCCGCGCCCGCATGCCGCCGCTGCAGGACAGCGACCTGATCGTGAAGGTTCTCGGCAAACGCAGGTGGGGCCTGGTCGCAAGCCCGTCGCTGCTGCACCGCCATCCCGCGCCGAAGGTGCCGGCGGATCTCAACACGCTGCCGACCCTCGACCAGGGACCACCGCGACCGGAACACGTGTGGCAGCTCGAAGGCCCCGAGGGTGCGACAGCCGCAATCAGGCACACGCCGCGTCTGGTGACTGACGACATGACCACACTGCGCTGTGCCGCGGTCGCCGGCGTCGGCATCGCATCGCTGCCGACGATGATGGTCGGCGACGAGCTTCGCGCGGGCGCGCTGCTGCAAGTGCTGCCCGGATGGGCACCGCAGTGCGGCGTCATCCACGCCGTGTTCCCCTCCCGGCGCGGACTGCTGCCTGCGGTGCGCCGGCTCATCGATTTCCTGGCGGAGCGCTTCGCGCGGATCGACGAGGAGTAG
- a CDS encoding pirin family protein produces the protein MKRILGVYESPRSHWVGDGFPVRTLFSYDTMGAHLSPFLMLDYAGPAHFAPAARPRGVGVHPHRGFETVTIVYQGELEHRDSTGSGGRIGAGDVQWMTAASGILHEEFHSTEFTRTGGTLEMVQLWVNLPARDKRAAPGYQTLLDRDIPRVDLPGAAGSVRVIAGAFDGRRGPARTFTPMEVWDVRVKQGSRVEFDVPEGHTAALVVLRGSARVNDGEPARDGQMVVLARDGGGICVEAMSETTILLLAGAPIDEPISGYGPFVMNTRAEIRQAIDDFNGGRFGAMAQ, from the coding sequence ATGAAGAGAATCCTCGGCGTCTACGAAAGTCCGCGCTCGCACTGGGTGGGCGACGGTTTTCCGGTACGCACGCTGTTTTCCTACGACACGATGGGCGCGCACCTGAGCCCCTTCCTTATGCTGGACTACGCGGGACCGGCGCACTTCGCCCCGGCAGCGCGCCCGCGTGGTGTCGGCGTGCATCCGCACCGCGGCTTCGAGACGGTGACCATCGTCTATCAGGGCGAGCTGGAACACCGCGATTCCACCGGCAGCGGCGGGCGCATCGGCGCCGGCGACGTGCAGTGGATGACGGCGGCGTCCGGCATCCTGCACGAGGAGTTTCATTCGACGGAATTCACGCGCACCGGCGGCACGCTCGAGATGGTGCAGCTGTGGGTGAATCTTCCCGCCCGCGACAAGCGTGCGGCGCCCGGCTATCAGACCTTGCTCGACCGCGACATTCCCCGGGTGGACCTGCCCGGCGCGGCCGGCAGCGTGCGCGTGATCGCCGGCGCCTTTGACGGACGCCGCGGTCCGGCGCGAACCTTCACGCCGATGGAGGTCTGGGACGTGCGCGTGAAGCAGGGCAGCCGCGTCGAGTTCGACGTGCCGGAAGGCCACACGGCGGCCCTCGTCGTTCTGCGCGGATCGGCTCGGGTGAACGACGGCGAACCCGCGCGCGACGGGCAGATGGTCGTGCTTGCGCGGGACGGCGGCGGCATCTGCGTGGAGGCCATGAGCGAGACGACGATCCTGCTGCTTGCCGGCGCGCCGATCGACGAGCCGATCTCCGGCTACGGGCCGTTCGTGATGAATACGCGGGCCGAGATCCGCCAGGCCATCGACGACTTCAACGGCGGCCGCTTCGGCGCGATGGCGCAGTGA
- the citF gene encoding citrate lyase subunit alpha, producing the protein MKNSVGREIPAHIAGYRAVRPFTGAFDNLGVVTRTTATLTSAVPDRQKVLPDIATAIRACGLRDGATISFHHHLRDGDHVLNRVLAEIARLGIRDVRVASSSLFPVHAPLVDHFASGVVTGLCATYIAGPVGEAIAHGALARPIVMYTHGGRARAIEAGDLHIDVAFVAAPTADTYGNINGVDGVSACGTLGYAATDVRYADWVVAVTDHLVPYPACPIDITQDQVDFVVAVDSIGDPKGIVSGITRATTDPVGLQIADMATRVIEASGLLGEDFSFQTGAGGISLAVADSLRETMYRRNVQGSFAAGGITGYIVDMLETGLFRALFDVQCFDLRAVDSYRRNPLHQAMTASMYGNPHNRGAVVNRLSAMILGAAEIDREFNVNVTTGADGRIMGGSGGHADCAAGAKLALVTTRLNAGGYAKVVDSVTTVTTPGETVDALVTDAGVAVNPRREDLRERLVCAGLPVVSIDALREKAAAQSVNTARKPSAHGRVVAVVEYRDGSVIDVVRETGA; encoded by the coding sequence GTGAAGAACAGCGTGGGCAGGGAGATACCGGCCCACATCGCGGGTTATCGCGCGGTCAGACCGTTCACCGGCGCGTTCGACAATCTGGGTGTGGTGACGCGCACCACGGCGACCTTGACGAGCGCCGTGCCGGACCGGCAGAAGGTGCTGCCCGACATCGCGACGGCGATCCGCGCGTGCGGCCTCAGGGACGGTGCCACCATCTCGTTTCACCACCATCTGCGCGACGGCGATCACGTGCTCAACCGGGTGCTCGCCGAGATCGCGCGGCTCGGGATTCGCGACGTTCGCGTCGCGTCGAGTTCGCTCTTCCCGGTACACGCGCCCCTGGTCGATCACTTCGCGAGCGGCGTGGTGACGGGGCTCTGTGCCACCTACATCGCCGGGCCGGTGGGCGAGGCGATCGCGCACGGCGCGCTCGCCCGGCCGATCGTCATGTACACGCACGGCGGGCGCGCGCGGGCCATCGAGGCGGGCGACCTGCACATAGACGTCGCCTTCGTCGCTGCGCCGACCGCCGACACCTACGGCAACATCAACGGCGTCGACGGCGTGTCCGCGTGCGGCACGCTCGGCTATGCCGCGACCGACGTGCGCTATGCCGACTGGGTGGTCGCGGTCACCGACCATCTCGTCCCCTATCCGGCCTGCCCGATCGACATCACGCAGGACCAGGTCGACTTCGTGGTTGCGGTGGATTCGATCGGCGACCCGAAAGGCATCGTCTCCGGCATCACCCGCGCGACGACCGATCCCGTCGGACTGCAGATCGCCGACATGGCGACGAGGGTGATCGAAGCCTCGGGGCTCCTCGGCGAGGACTTCTCGTTCCAGACCGGTGCCGGCGGCATTTCGCTGGCGGTGGCGGACTCGCTGCGCGAGACCATGTACCGCAGAAACGTGCAGGGCAGCTTCGCGGCCGGCGGCATCACCGGTTACATCGTGGACATGCTCGAGACCGGACTCTTCCGCGCGCTCTTCGACGTGCAGTGCTTCGATCTGCGTGCGGTCGATTCCTATCGACGCAATCCGCTGCACCAGGCGATGACGGCTTCGATGTATGGGAATCCGCACAACCGGGGCGCTGTGGTCAACCGCCTGAGCGCGATGATCCTGGGCGCGGCCGAGATCGATCGCGAGTTCAACGTCAACGTGACGACGGGCGCGGACGGTCGCATCATGGGCGGCTCCGGCGGACACGCCGACTGCGCGGCGGGCGCCAAGCTCGCCCTGGTGACGACCCGGCTCAACGCCGGCGGCTATGCCAAGGTGGTGGACAGCGTGACCACGGTCACGACACCGGGCGAGACGGTGGATGCGCTGGTGACGGACGCCGGCGTGGCCGTGAACCCGCGGCGGGAGGATCTGCGCGAGCGGCTCGTGTGCGCCGGGCTTCCGGTCGTGTCCATCGACGCACTGCGGGAAAAGGCGGCGGCACAAAGCGTGAACACCGCCCGCAAACCCTCGGCGCACGGGCGCGTAGTGGCCGTGGTCGAATATCGCGACGGCAGCGTCATCGATGTCGTCAGGGAAACCGGAGCGTGA